A genomic window from Tolypothrix sp. PCC 7910 includes:
- a CDS encoding acyl-CoA desaturase, which produces MAAKSLAFAPEQQTSLRLSWTNVVFFGTFHALALLAPWFFSWSALSTMLFLHWLFGSIGICLGYHRLLSHRSFQVPKWLEYAIAIIGALALQGGPIFWVGGHRQHHAHTEDINLDPYSAKRGFWWSHMLWIFYPRNEFFDYEVYQKYAPDLARQPFYRWLDRYFLLLQIPLGILLYALGGWSFVIYGMFLRSVLLWHSTWFVNSATHKWGYRSFDATDDARNLWWVSIVTYGEGWHNNHHTYPHVAKSGFSWWEVDITWWSIHLLKTLGLAKKVIMPPAQSTTQV; this is translated from the coding sequence ATGGCTGCAAAATCGCTGGCGTTCGCCCCTGAGCAACAAACGTCACTCCGCCTCAGTTGGACGAACGTAGTATTCTTTGGCACATTTCATGCCTTAGCTTTACTAGCTCCTTGGTTTTTCTCCTGGTCAGCATTAAGTACAATGCTGTTTCTGCACTGGTTGTTCGGAAGCATTGGGATTTGTTTAGGCTATCATCGGCTACTCAGCCATCGCAGCTTTCAAGTACCGAAGTGGTTAGAATATGCGATCGCAATTATTGGTGCTTTAGCATTACAAGGCGGGCCGATTTTCTGGGTGGGTGGACACCGCCAACATCACGCCCACACTGAAGATATCAATCTTGATCCCTACTCTGCCAAGCGTGGGTTTTGGTGGAGTCATATGTTGTGGATTTTCTACCCCCGTAACGAGTTTTTTGATTACGAAGTCTATCAAAAGTATGCGCCTGATTTAGCGCGTCAACCCTTTTATCGTTGGTTAGACCGTTACTTCTTGTTATTGCAAATTCCTTTGGGTATTTTGCTATATGCTTTGGGTGGTTGGTCTTTTGTCATCTATGGAATGTTTCTGCGCTCAGTGTTGCTTTGGCATTCTACTTGGTTTGTCAACTCAGCAACCCACAAATGGGGTTATCGTTCCTTCGATGCAACTGACGACGCACGCAACCTTTGGTGGGTATCAATTGTGACCTATGGTGAAGGCTGGCATAACAACCATCATACTTATCCCCATGTAGCAAAATCGGGATTTTCTTGGTGGGAAGTCGATATTACTTGGTGGAGTATCCATCTTCTCAAGACATTAGGTTTAGCTAAAAAAGTAATTATGCCTCCGGCTCAAAGCACCACACAAGTATAA
- the nifJ gene encoding pyruvate:ferredoxin (flavodoxin) oxidoreductase, producing the protein MKTKIFATIDGNEAVAQVAYRVNEVIAIYPITPSSNMAEWSDTWASEGKPNIWGTVPTVVEMQSEAGVAGAVHGALQTGSLTTTFTASQGLLLMIPNMYKIAGELTPTVFHVSARSLATQGLSIFGDHSDVMAARATGFAMLCSASVQEAYDFAAISTRATLESRIPFLHFFDGFRTSHEVDKVETLSHEELRSHIPEEFIFAHRARAMTPDRPVLRGTAQNPDVYFQSRETVNPYYSACPDITQKAMDQFAKLTGRQYKLFDYHGDPEAERVIVLMGSGCEAAHETVDYLTSLGEKVGVLKVRLYRPFDTNRFVEALPATTRTIAVLDRTKEPGASGEPLYLDVVAAIQEGNHTAYIPHLKSIVGGRYGLSSKEFTPAMIKAVFDNLALAEPKNHFTVGINDDVSHTSLEYDHDFNIEADNIVRAIFYGLGADGTVGANKNSIKIIGEETNNYAQGYFVYDSKKSGSVTVSHLRFGPQPIHSTYLITKANFLACHQWDFIDKFSMLQDIVPGGTFLINSLYSQEEVWQHLPLFVQEQIIQKQLKVYVINGYQVARAAGMAGHINTVMQVCFFALSGVLPKDEAIAAIKKAIRKTYGKKGDEVVQKNINAVDMALDNLHQLNITPTEQFPVPNPQSPIPSPPYPIPDKAPAFVHDVLGKMIARAGDDLPVSALPADGTYPTGTAKWEKRNIAKDIPVWDYDVCVQCAKCIMVCPHSAIRGKVYEPELLTNAPPTFKSTNPKDRDWHGLQYTLQVAPEDCTGCGVCVDICPAKNKAEPNRKALNMAAQLPLRDAERENWDFFLNLPNPDRLHLKVSHINQQQMQEPLFEFSGACAGCGETAYVKLATQLFGDRMIVANATGCSSIYGGNLPTTPWTTNAEGRGPAWCNSLFEDNAEFGMGFRISLDKQAEFATELVKQLTPQLGDNLASSIVNARQKDEADIVEQRERVALLKQRVDELLAAQTGEDEKLHPQGDEVFGHWELGMGHGKEHTNALCPMPQAAGRTTSSTHKGMEFPAAFNEEDAIARNLKSLKFVADYLVRKSVWIIGGDGWGYDIGFGGLDHVIASGRNVNILILDTEVYSNTGGQNSKATPRAAIAKFASGGKAAAKKDLGLMAMTYGNVYIASVALGARDEHTLKAFLEAEAYEGPSIILAYSHCIAHGIDMTTGLHHQKAAVESGEWLLYRYNPDRIKQGDNPLQLDSRTPKLPIEEYMNSENRFKMLTKSHPEAAKHLFEEAQADVNTRWQMYQYLASRKLQNT; encoded by the coding sequence ATGAAGACAAAAATATTTGCCACTATAGATGGCAATGAGGCTGTAGCCCAAGTGGCTTATCGTGTAAATGAAGTTATTGCTATTTACCCGATTACGCCTTCTTCTAACATGGCTGAGTGGTCGGATACATGGGCTAGCGAAGGTAAACCTAACATCTGGGGAACTGTACCTACAGTTGTGGAGATGCAGAGTGAAGCTGGCGTTGCAGGTGCAGTACATGGTGCTTTGCAAACAGGTTCGCTAACAACGACATTTACCGCATCTCAGGGATTGTTGTTAATGATCCCCAATATGTACAAAATTGCTGGTGAATTAACACCTACAGTATTTCATGTTTCAGCGCGATCGCTAGCTACTCAAGGTCTATCTATTTTCGGCGATCATAGTGATGTGATGGCAGCGCGTGCCACAGGTTTTGCGATGCTGTGTTCGGCATCAGTACAAGAAGCTTATGATTTTGCGGCAATCTCTACACGTGCAACTTTAGAATCTCGTATACCTTTCTTACACTTTTTTGATGGCTTCCGCACCTCTCATGAAGTAGATAAAGTTGAAACATTATCTCACGAAGAGTTGCGATCGCACATCCCCGAAGAATTCATCTTTGCTCATCGGGCGCGGGCGATGACTCCCGATAGGCCTGTGTTACGTGGTACAGCCCAAAACCCTGACGTTTACTTCCAAAGCCGCGAAACCGTTAACCCTTATTATTCAGCTTGTCCAGACATCACCCAAAAGGCGATGGATCAATTTGCCAAACTGACTGGACGACAATACAAACTCTTTGATTATCACGGCGATCCCGAAGCTGAAAGAGTGATTGTCCTCATGGGTTCTGGTTGTGAGGCAGCCCATGAAACGGTAGATTATTTAACTAGCTTAGGCGAGAAAGTTGGGGTATTAAAAGTTAGATTGTATCGCCCATTTGATACTAATAGATTTGTTGAAGCTTTACCCGCAACTACCCGTACCATCGCCGTTTTAGACCGCACAAAAGAACCCGGCGCATCTGGCGAACCGCTGTATTTAGATGTGGTTGCTGCTATCCAAGAAGGTAATCATACAGCCTACATTCCTCATCTAAAATCAATTGTTGGTGGTCGTTATGGATTATCATCCAAAGAATTCACACCAGCGATGATTAAAGCTGTGTTTGATAACCTGGCTCTAGCTGAACCGAAAAATCATTTCACCGTGGGGATCAACGATGATGTCAGCCACACCAGCTTAGAGTATGACCATGATTTTAATATTGAAGCAGACAATATAGTTAGAGCTATTTTTTATGGTTTAGGCGCAGACGGTACTGTAGGTGCTAACAAAAACTCCATCAAAATTATTGGAGAAGAAACAAACAATTACGCTCAAGGTTATTTCGTTTACGATTCTAAAAAATCTGGTTCTGTTACGGTTTCTCACCTCCGTTTTGGGCCGCAACCAATTCACTCGACATATTTAATTACCAAAGCTAACTTTCTTGCTTGTCATCAATGGGATTTCATTGATAAATTCTCCATGCTGCAAGATATTGTCCCTGGTGGCACATTCTTGATTAATTCGCTCTATTCTCAAGAAGAAGTTTGGCAGCATTTACCACTGTTTGTCCAAGAGCAAATTATCCAAAAGCAACTGAAAGTTTATGTAATTAATGGTTATCAAGTTGCTCGTGCTGCGGGGATGGCTGGACATATTAACACGGTAATGCAAGTTTGTTTCTTTGCCTTATCGGGTGTATTACCCAAAGACGAAGCGATCGCAGCAATTAAAAAGGCGATTCGCAAGACTTATGGTAAGAAGGGCGACGAAGTTGTCCAAAAAAATATCAACGCCGTTGATATGGCATTAGATAACCTGCATCAACTGAATATAACTCCCACAGAACAATTCCCAGTCCCCAATCCCCAGTCCCCAATCCCCAGTCCCCCATACCCAATCCCCGATAAAGCACCTGCATTTGTCCATGATGTTTTAGGTAAAATGATTGCCCGTGCAGGCGATGACTTACCTGTGAGTGCTTTACCAGCCGATGGTACATATCCTACAGGTACGGCGAAATGGGAAAAACGCAACATTGCCAAAGACATTCCGGTTTGGGATTATGATGTCTGCGTCCAGTGCGCTAAATGCATCATGGTCTGCCCCCATAGTGCAATTCGTGGTAAAGTTTACGAACCCGAACTGTTAACCAATGCCCCGCCAACTTTCAAGAGTACCAATCCTAAAGACCGCGATTGGCATGGGTTGCAATATACTCTCCAAGTAGCACCAGAAGACTGTACAGGTTGCGGTGTTTGCGTAGATATTTGCCCAGCCAAGAATAAAGCCGAACCAAACCGCAAAGCCTTGAATATGGCAGCGCAATTGCCATTACGAGATGCAGAAAGAGAAAATTGGGATTTCTTCCTCAATCTTCCCAATCCTGACAGACTGCACCTGAAAGTCTCCCATATTAACCAGCAGCAAATGCAAGAACCCTTATTTGAGTTCTCTGGTGCTTGTGCTGGTTGTGGCGAAACAGCTTATGTAAAATTAGCTACCCAATTGTTTGGCGATCGCATGATTGTGGCTAACGCCACAGGTTGTTCTTCGATTTACGGCGGTAACTTACCGACTACCCCTTGGACAACTAACGCCGAAGGAAGAGGCCCGGCTTGGTGTAACTCGCTATTTGAAGATAACGCCGAATTCGGCATGGGTTTCCGCATTTCCCTGGATAAACAGGCAGAATTTGCCACCGAATTAGTCAAACAACTGACACCACAACTAGGCGACAATCTCGCTAGTAGTATTGTCAACGCCCGGCAAAAAGACGAAGCTGACATAGTCGAACAACGGGAACGCGTCGCCCTACTCAAGCAACGGGTAGATGAACTACTTGCAGCCCAAACCGGAGAAGATGAAAAACTCCACCCACAAGGGGATGAAGTTTTTGGGCATTGGGAATTGGGCATGGGGCATGGGAAAGAACATACCAATGCCCTATGCCCTATGCCCCAAGCGGCGGGGAGAACAACCTCGTCCACCCACAAGGGGATGGAGTTTCCCGCCGCTTTCAATGAAGAAGATGCGATCGCTCGGAATCTGAAATCGCTGAAATTCGTTGCTGATTATTTAGTTAGAAAGAGTGTTTGGATTATCGGTGGTGATGGTTGGGGTTATGACATCGGCTTTGGCGGCTTAGATCACGTCATCGCCAGCGGCCGCAACGTCAATATTCTCATTCTGGACACAGAAGTTTATTCTAATACTGGCGGACAAAACTCCAAAGCTACACCCAGAGCTGCGATCGCCAAATTTGCCTCTGGCGGTAAAGCCGCAGCCAAAAAAGACCTAGGCTTAATGGCCATGACCTACGGTAACGTTTATATTGCCAGCGTTGCTCTAGGCGCAAGAGACGAACACACCCTTAAAGCCTTCCTAGAAGCCGAAGCCTACGAAGGGCCATCGATAATTCTTGCCTACAGCCATTGCATCGCCCACGGTATCGACATGACCACAGGCTTACACCATCAAAAAGCCGCCGTCGAATCCGGCGAATGGTTGCTATATCGGTATAACCCAGACCGCATTAAGCAAGGGGACAACCCACTCCAGCTTGACTCTCGCACTCCCAAGTTACCAATTGAAGAATACATGAACTCAGAAAATCGCTTCAAGATGTTAACCAAGAGTCACCCAGAAGCAGCCAAGCACTTATTTGAAGAAGCCCAAGCAGATGTCAATACCCGTTGGCAAATGTATCAATATCTTGCTTCTCGTAAGTTGCAGAATACGTAA
- a CDS encoding M3 family metallopeptidase → MTQSATLSQNPLLKGAGLPPFAEIKAEQVIPAFKELLTELDTELTTLENNVQPTWSGLVEPLDKISDKLSWSWGVVNHLMGVKNSPELREAYEAVQPDVVQFITKLGQSRPLYNAFKALRASDAWNSLESAQQRIVEAAIRDAELSGVGLEGEPKERFNAIQMELAELSTKFSNHVLDATKAFSITLTTKEEIDGLPQSLLSLAAQAARAAGEENATPENGPWRITLDFPSYGPFMQHSTRRDLREQLYKAFISRAASGELDNNPLIDRILELRQELAGLLGFSNFAELSLASKMAPNVEAVEALLEELRRVSYDAAVKDLAELKAFAASKGTKEAEDLKHWDISFWAERQREEKFSFTAEELRPYFPLPQVLDGLFGLVNRLFGVTVTPADGQAPVWQEDVRYFQIADETGAPIAYFYLDPYSRPAEKRGGAWMDICINRGRTTENGSSSIRLPVAYLVCNQTPPIDGKPSLMTFNEVETLFHEFGHGLQHMLTKVDYTGAAGINNVEWDAVELPSQFMENWCYERPTLFGMAKHYETGEPLPEHYYQKLIAARNYMSGSGMLRQLHFSSVDIELHSRYRPGGAETPADVRQRIAKTTTVIPPLPEDAFLCAFGHIFGGGYAAGYYSYKWAEVLSADAFAAFEEAGLEDEAAIKATGKRYRDTVLALGGSKHPMEVFKTFRGREPSTAPLLKHNGLAATA, encoded by the coding sequence ATGACTCAAAGTGCTACTCTTTCTCAGAATCCCCTACTCAAGGGCGCTGGCTTACCTCCCTTTGCGGAAATCAAAGCCGAGCAAGTAATCCCAGCCTTCAAGGAACTGTTAACAGAACTTGATACCGAGCTTACCACTTTAGAAAACAATGTACAGCCTACTTGGAGTGGTTTAGTAGAACCCTTAGACAAAATTTCAGATAAGCTGTCTTGGAGTTGGGGTGTAGTCAACCATTTAATGGGTGTCAAGAATAGCCCAGAACTACGGGAAGCTTATGAAGCTGTGCAACCAGATGTGGTGCAATTTATCACCAAACTGGGTCAAAGCCGACCTCTCTACAATGCTTTTAAGGCTCTGCGTGCTAGTGATGCTTGGAACAGCTTAGAATCAGCCCAGCAGAGAATTGTGGAAGCTGCAATTCGGGATGCAGAACTTTCCGGTGTGGGCTTAGAAGGAGAACCAAAGGAACGTTTCAACGCCATTCAAATGGAGTTAGCAGAACTTTCGACTAAGTTCTCTAACCATGTACTCGATGCTACTAAAGCCTTTAGCATCACCCTCACTACTAAAGAAGAAATTGACGGCTTACCCCAAAGCTTACTTAGTTTAGCAGCCCAAGCTGCCCGTGCTGCTGGGGAAGAAAATGCCACACCAGAAAACGGCCCCTGGCGCATCACCTTAGATTTCCCTAGTTACGGCCCCTTCATGCAGCACAGCACCCGTCGGGATTTGCGCGAACAGCTGTACAAAGCTTTTATTAGTCGTGCTGCATCCGGCGAGTTAGATAATAATCCCCTCATTGACCGCATATTAGAATTACGCCAAGAATTAGCCGGGTTACTAGGGTTTAGCAACTTTGCTGAGTTGAGCCTAGCTAGTAAAATGGCTCCTAATGTCGAAGCAGTGGAAGCGCTGTTAGAAGAACTGCGTCGCGTTAGTTATGATGCAGCCGTCAAAGATTTAGCAGAACTCAAAGCCTTTGCAGCCTCCAAAGGCACGAAAGAAGCGGAAGATTTAAAACACTGGGATATTAGCTTCTGGGCGGAACGTCAGCGAGAAGAAAAATTCTCCTTTACTGCGGAAGAATTACGCCCTTACTTCCCCCTTCCCCAAGTCCTCGATGGCTTATTTGGCTTAGTTAATCGCTTATTTGGCGTTACCGTCACTCCTGCCGATGGTCAAGCCCCAGTATGGCAGGAGGATGTGCGTTATTTCCAAATAGCAGATGAAACAGGCGCGCCCATAGCTTATTTCTACTTAGATCCCTACAGCCGCCCCGCTGAAAAGCGCGGAGGTGCTTGGATGGATATCTGCATTAATCGTGGTAGAACTACAGAAAATGGTAGCAGCAGCATTCGCCTACCTGTAGCATATTTAGTCTGTAACCAAACTCCCCCCATTGATGGCAAGCCCAGCTTAATGACATTCAATGAAGTGGAAACTTTATTCCACGAGTTTGGACATGGTTTACAGCATATGCTCACTAAGGTAGATTATACAGGTGCGGCTGGTATAAATAACGTTGAGTGGGATGCAGTCGAACTACCCAGCCAATTCATGGAAAATTGGTGTTACGAACGCCCCACCTTGTTTGGTATGGCGAAGCATTATGAAACAGGTGAACCACTACCAGAGCATTATTACCAAAAGCTGATCGCAGCCCGTAATTATATGAGTGGTAGTGGGATGTTGCGGCAACTTCACTTTAGCAGCGTAGATATAGAACTCCACTCTCGCTATCGTCCTGGTGGCGCGGAAACTCCCGCCGATGTCCGCCAGCGCATTGCCAAAACTACCACCGTTATACCCCCATTACCAGAAGATGCTTTCTTGTGTGCGTTTGGGCATATTTTTGGCGGTGGTTATGCGGCAGGTTACTACAGCTACAAATGGGCAGAAGTCCTGAGTGCTGATGCTTTCGCTGCTTTTGAAGAAGCCGGACTCGAAGACGAGGCTGCCATTAAAGCTACAGGTAAACGCTACCGTGATACAGTTCTGGCGCTGGGTGGTAGCAAGCATCCAATGGAAGTATTTAAAACCTTCCGGGGACGCGAACCAAGTACTGCACCTTTGCTGAAACACAATGGTTTAGCGGCGACAGCTTAA